AACGGAATGAACTTATCAGCTAGCCAGCAATAATTAATTCTACTGATCCACAGTCAGACTGATAAACTTTGAACAAAAGTctgaaatatttttctgtgaattcactttttaaaaaacaggttAAAATACTTCGAGTAAGGCAAAGTAGGGCATTTGATAATTAGTGCAATAATATAGTATTGCTGTATTAGTACCATATAAATTGTATAAAACAGGTTCGGCTAATGTGACTTAAAACTTTGGTTAAAAAAAGATGTAATCTGATTTTAGACAAGAGGAGATAAAAGGGAAACACCTTGTGGACAGGACAAAATATGTTGCTTGCACATAATTTATACTAGTGGCGTGGTTTTAAAGCGCCATAACATTTCACCACTTAACGTCTCAAAATGCAGATGTAGGGTTTTTTCCTTCCTAAATCTCCCTGGAAAATTCTCCAAATGGACACGTACGGAACATaagatttcatttatttggtgaaatgtagttgtgGGTGTGCATGTGAGCGCGTGTGCGTGAAAGGTTTGACACTGTATACGTTTTAGATTAGTATGTTTacacgttttgtttttgtttgtcaaaTAAGTTCGTGCGTAAAGGCGCGCAATTcgtggatttttttccccttgcgcAACGCGATTCTTAAGTTTCTGTTCATTTTCTCCCCCTGCAATTCTCAACATTTTTAGAACGATTAAAAGTGTGACATTTAATAagtattttgttcatttataaGCACTCACCATCCCACTGGAAGTTTTCATCCCACACAGACCACATCTGCACGATGAAAAACGGTGCCCAGCAAACAATGTACGCCAAAACGATCACAAAAGTCATTTTAACGGTTCTCAGTTTGGCTCTTGAGATAGTTGTAACGCTGCTGACCGAGTTCTTTCCAATCAGTCCATTCCTGCTTGCCGCACCAGCCgtcgtttttcttttcttgtatttAATATTCTTCCAAATACTGTGGCAGATAAACCCGTAGCACATCATGAGAAGGACCACGGGCACCAGAAAGATGCCCACGGTTATCCAGGTGATGTACGCCCTGGCGCCCCAGGGCTCGATAAAGCGCGCCCAGCAGTCGTAGACGCCCGAACCGTTCTGGATCTCGCTCAGGGAGAAGATGAAGTACTGTGAACAGCTGAGCACCAGGCTACATATCCACGTGGAGATGATCATGATGTACGAGCGTCGTGTGGACTGCTGTAGGGTTTTCAGAGGGTGGCAGATGGCAATGTAACGATCCAGggtcatcatcaccatcatatAGGTGGACGCAAACATTCCCATCACCTGGAGGTGCTTCACAATCCTGCAGAGAAAGTCTGGGCCGTAGAAGCGGAAGGTGATTTCCCAGCACAGCTGTGGCAGCACCTGGAAGAAAGCAACCACCAGATCGGCCAGGCTCAGGTGTTTGATGAAAAGGTGCATTCGCGACATCTTCTTCtttgtgttgtacatggccagcAGGACGCTTAcgttcccaatgacagcaaccACGAAGGTGATGCTCAGAACCATTATCTCTATTTGTGCCACCTCCTCGTTCCTTGCAAACGGATCTGATCCGTTATGCTGGTCGGTGCCGTTTCCAGACGTTCCCATCATTAGGTCAGTGGTGACAGTGAACACCAAAGTCTGGTTCTCTTCGTTCAGGAGCATACGTTTGTCAGGAGCGTACATGGCACTGCCCCTCTGTGCGCCCTAGCAAGACTTAGTGCCAGAGGGGCTGCAAAGTGCCTCTCCAATCCGTATATGGAGCTACCTGGCGCCCGTAGAGAGAAACTCGTTGCTTTGTGAATTGTGTCTCCTGTCAGCGCTTTTTAAACTCGAGTCAAATTTCAGACTGCGTGCGCAAAGCAGGATGCACTGCAAAAACATGAGGCACCTAATGATTAATTTATATTGTGGCAAGCACACAttaattcaaataaaatgtaaaaataaatgcaaaatgaaCATAGACATCAATGAGGGATACTTTTCAGTGAAGGTGTACCCAACGCAATCTAAAGTGTTCAAATATGCGAAACGTGCGTTTTCTTGAAACTGTGTTTGAATATCAGCATAAATATAATCAAGCCAAAAATGATCCGTGCTGCGTTTCCGATTCCTTGTCTTGCTTTGGAGACAAAAAGTTTAAAATGTGACTTCCACAACAttatggctaaaaaaaaaacattttttgcagtGCAGAGCTAAGCCCTTCCCGATGCTTTACACAACATCCACATCACCACAACTCCGCGTAGGTATTGTTTATTAGGAACTTTTGTGGGTATTAAAAAGTCACAAAATGTGCTGAAAATGTAAAGTGTTTAAAGTACAATGAACAGAGTAACACaatttttatttacaattttttttcatacACTTTATGAATATTTGAGGTCCAATAAGAAAAGACAGTCCCACCCAACAGTtcacaaataacatttaaatgctTTCCCCCCCAGCATAATAAGCTTTGCAGAGGAATTGTTATAAGGTAACTGTAGCTGAACCTGCAAACATTCGGGGCTCTAAATGTGTTGCTGTGATGTTGCTTTAATAGGAATGTGTTGGGCAACAGGCtggaatgttgtttttgttaaagcCCAGATAAAAaccacacttaaaaaaaactgtttaaactgaACTGTGACTTGGTTTATTCTGTGATTAATTCATTCCTAGCTGAAAGAAATTCTCTTACTAATGATTAATAACATTAAAATTAACTTATTTGCTGCAGTCGATTGTTCTTGTGAATCTGCCTTCTCTGCACTTTTAGCTccagtttcagtcaggtttccaGCAAATGACATACTCTTAGCACAAAGTGGTTTTAGTTTAAACAATCAAAATGCACTGAATTcatttttgaaagaaatatttgaaGGAATTTACTGTTCAAACTTGTGAAGAGGTTTGCTAATGTTTTCAGGAAGCTATCCTGTTTTAGCTTTCCGAGCTGCTACACAAAAGTGTTCAAAGTTTTGTTTGAAGATGCCAAAACATCCTAAATATTGTAAGTTTTCAGTGCTTTGAGCAACAGGTGCATATATTTCCAAATACACTTTGTAGGATATGATTATAAAGAAACTTTCAGCGCATGAGTGGGAACAAAAGATGGAGGTGAAGACGGCCTAGTGCAGCTCGATGGGGATCAAACATTATTAAATAACAAAGGAAAAGCACATTTATCAAAAggatttgatttttttgctTGACATCACCGCGGTATTCTGCCCTGCCTGCAACCTTTTCACTGCATCACCTCTGGCTCTCTTGTCCTCCACAGTTTAACCTCTACTGTTGCTTTCTTATTTCTGTTGTTGGTGACGTTTCCAGGTGACCCATAATGTAACTTGAGTATCCcaatttctattaaaaaaagcaCATGATTGCAAACTGGTTGCGGATGTCTGGCAGCAATTCATCTTATCTGATCCATGTGCTGATACTGAGGATGGTTATCTTTATTGTGTTTACATTGCACCTATCATCCAGCTCTGCACTTTCATTTCCGGTTGAGCTCCAATTATGAGCACTGCAAACTGGAACTCTTATCCTAAAATTTCCTGTGCACTGGTTAAACTGGTTCACTGTTATAATTAAGTTTTCTCAGCGACCCAAAGTCaattttttgacaatctttcCATCAGAATCATAAGCAAGGGTAATTTCTGTTGTCCAGCAAAACTGCTTCCTCTCTGGGAGCCCTGATTATTATCCATCCACATGCTCTACAGCAGCCTTAGCGGATCTTGAGGGGTTCAAGGACAGTATAGTGGATGCCTCCCTTCATGCTGGACAGACACATTTTTCTcatcttctgtttttaaatatgttcaCCAGAAACCTTTTGTGCTGTTATTACAGCTCCAGGCTTGATTTGTCCCGTTGGTTACAAAGCATGACAGCTCCGTTCACCAACCTAAACTGCGTGTTGTGTGTCTGGGCTCAGGAATCATGGGAATGCACGTTGTGTCTGCAGTAACCAAAGCAGTCAGTCTGAATCACgtctgataggtttgtagcttgaacctattcgctggaacgttgaagacaatataattacacagcaagcaagacacgaagtaggcaaagttcttcatgtttctcgtgcacgggagagaaccggacaaacgccgttccttcgcttgaccccagttgctctcgtccactcccccgtaacactgctcttttatcgaggttacatgaatatgcataggttcattaacatatgacgtctacatacaaacaaagagtaccttgcctgtgtgtgtgtgtgtgtgtgtgtgtgtgtgtgtgtgtgtgtgtgtgtgtgtgtgtgtgtgtgtgtgtggggtcagagtgtgaccccataaatgacttccctaaacctgctggtctggaagtccagcggttcatctaaacaaaaggcacttagcctaaaacAGATACAGCCACGTTTATCctgccataaaacaataaaacaaggtacgacctcttcccatgctcccatccagtgtggaatacacaccaagcctttgcagcctgctaaagatcacacatcctatcactacacaatcgattatacacctctaagcatatatggttaaatatttctaagcataaatgacaatcaacaatagaAAACCTAACAACGTCTGTGATGCTTCCCTCTCAGGagtatcaaatcaaatcaaatcacttttattgtcacatcacatgtgcaggtacattggtacagcacatgtgagtgaaattcttgtgtgcgagcttcacaagcaacagagttgtgcaaaatacaataatgtaaacaagcaaaatacaagaatggctacatctgaaactaataaatatatgtacaatatataat
The Maylandia zebra isolate NMK-2024a linkage group LG7, Mzebra_GT3a, whole genome shotgun sequence DNA segment above includes these coding regions:
- the avpr1aa gene encoding arginine vasopressin receptor 1Aa isoform X1; protein product: MYAPDKRMLLNEENQTLVFTVTTDLMMGTSGNGTDQHNGSDPFARNEEVAQIEIMVLSITFVVAVIGNVSVLLAMYNTKKKMSRMHLFIKHLSLADLVVAFFQVLPQLCWEITFRFYGPDFLCRIVKHLQVMGMFASTYMMVMMTLDRYIAICHPLKTLQQSTRRSYIMIISTWICSLVLSCSQYFIFSLSEIQNGSGVYDCWARFIEPWGARAYITWITVGIFLVPVVLLMMCYGFICHSIWKNIKYKKRKTTAGAASRNGLIGKNSVSSVTTISRAKLRTVKMTFVIVLAYIVCWAPFFIVQMWSVWDENFQWDDSENTAVSLSALLASLNSCCNPWIYMIFSGHLLQDFVQCFSCCRKINTDFKKEDSDSSLRRTTLLTKMTNRSPTARTFFSRNPDAFKGCCASPQCCRTPFPVKVFTKIKPI
- the avpr1aa gene encoding arginine vasopressin receptor 1Aa isoform X2 produces the protein MYAPDKRMLLNEENQTLVFTVTTDLMMGTSGNGTDQHNGSDPFARNEEVAQIEIMVLSITFVVAVIGNVSVLLAMYNTKKKMSRMHLFIKHLSLADLVVAFFQVLPQLCWEITFRFYGPDFLCRIVKHLQVMGMFASTYMMVMMTLDRYIAICHPLKTLQQSTRRSYIMIISTWICSLVLSCSQYFIFSLSEIQNGSGVYDCWARFIEPWGARAYITWITVGIFLVPVVLLMMCYGFICHSIWKNIKYKKRKTTAGAASRNGLIGKNSVSSVTTISRAKLRTVKMTFVIVLAYIVCWAPFFIVQMWSVWDENFQWDDSENTAVSLSALLASLNSCCNPWIYMIFSGHLLQDFVQCFSCCRKINTDFKKEDSDSSLRRTTLLTKMTNRSPTGSTGYWRELDNSSKPSIQAE